One genomic window of Gossypium hirsutum isolate 1008001.06 chromosome D11, Gossypium_hirsutum_v2.1, whole genome shotgun sequence includes the following:
- the LOC107911656 gene encoding probable ATP synthase 24 kDa subunit, mitochondrial, translating to MAFSTRLLYKSRQLYVSQAVLRQEVAIPVRFYSKEASPPGLKGDEILKNIFVEVKNKFETALGIFRKEKITIDPDDPAAVSQYANVMKTVREKGGLFSESQRIKYTIETRTQGIPDVRTYLLTLKEIRSKRGLTDELGAEAMMMGALDKVEKEIKKPLMRDDKKSMALLTAEFDKINKKLGIRKEDLPKYEEQLELKIAKAQLEELKKDALEAMETQKKREEFKDEAMPDVKSLDIRNFI from the exons ATGGCGTTTTCTACCCGTCTCCTCTACAAATCTCGCCAG CTTTATGTTAGTCAAGCTGTTCTGCGGCAGGAGGTTGCCATTCCTGTCCGGTTTTACTCTAAAGAGGCTTCTCCCCCTGGTTTAAAAGGAGATG AGATATTGAAAAATATCTTTGTGGAGGTTAAGAACAAATTCGAGACAGCATTGGGAATATTTAGGAAGGAGAAAATCACCATTGACCCAGATGACCCAGCTGCTGTCTCTCAGTATGCAAATGTTATGAAGACTGTTAGAGAAAA GGGTGGCTTGTTTTCAGAATCTCAACGGATCAAATACACCATCGAAACACGAACTCAGGGCATTCCAGATGTCCGAACATATTTATTGACACTGAAGGAAATAAGATCCAA GAGAGGACTCACTGATGAACTTGGTGCTGAGGCTATGATGATGGGTGCGTTGGAtaaagttgaaaaagaaatcaaGAAGCCTCTTATGAGGGATGACAAGAAATCAATGGCTCTTCTTACTGCTGAGTTTGATAAGATCAATAAGAA GCTTGGGATCCGGAAGGAAGACCTGCCCAAGTATGAAGAACAACTGGAGCTAAAAATTGCCAAGGCGCAATTGGAGGAGCTGAAGAAGGATGCTCTTGAAGCAATGGAAACACAAAAGAAGCG GGAGGAATTCAAGGATGAGGCAATGCCTGATGTGAAGTCATTGGACATCCGGAACTTCATCTGA
- the LOC107910843 gene encoding protein BRASSINOSTEROID INSENSITIVE 1 encodes MRPFFALGTYFCPLTLSFIATFLVYVEAVGVSSSYYNSKDSQLLLNFKASLADPSLLQNWVPNGDPCSFDGIKCQDSKVSSIQLSYIPLSTDFHYVAAFLLALENLESISLFKANISGNISFPSGSKCSSSLNTLDLSQNTLSSPLSTVSSLASCSNLKVLNLSSNSLEFAGDESRGLQLSLQVLDMSFNKISGANVVPWILYGGCSELKVLALKGNKITGEIDVSNCKELEFLDLSSNNFSTGIPSFGDCSALEHLDISGNKFSGDIGRAISSCVNINFLNLSSNQFSGQFPTLPASNLQRLYLAENDFQGEIPQYLTQACSYLVELDLSFNNLSGLIPSGFASCTSLESFDVSSNNFTGNLPIGIFQNMSSLKELGLAFNHFSGPLPESLSTLSNLEVLDLSSNNFSGQIPDSLCENPTNRLQVLYLQDNILSGSIPASLSNCSQLVSLHLSVNYLTGTIPSSLGSLSKLKDLKLWLNQLHGGIPQELSKIQALETLILDFNELTGTIPSGLSNCTKLNWVSLSNNRLTGEIPAWFGKFSSLAILKLSNNSFYGRIPPELGDCKSLIWLDLNTNNLNGTIPNVLFKQSGKIAVNFISGKRYMYIKNDGSRECHGSGNLLEFAGIRSEDLNRISDRNPCNFTRVYGGHTQPTFNNNGSMIFLDLSYNLLSGTIPKEVGSMSNLFILNLGHNNLSGAIPQEIGNLKGLGILDLSYNRLEGSIPQSMTGISMLSEINLSNNLLSGMIPDEGQLETFPANNFLNNSGLCGVPLQPCENDRAASSNAEHRKSNRRQASLAGSVAMGLLFSLFCIFCLIVAIVETKKRSKKDSDLDVYIDGLTHSGTANTSWKLTSAREALSINLAAFEKPLRRLTFADLLEATNGFHNDSLVGSGGFGDVYKAQLKDGSVVAIKKLIHISGQGDREFTAEMETIGKIKHRNLVPLLGYCKVGEERLLVYEYMKYGSLEDVLHNQKRTGIKLQWAARRKIAIGAARGLAFLHHNCIPHIIHRDMKSSNVLLDENLEARVSDFGMARLMSAMDTHLSVSTLAGTPGYVPPEYYHSFRCSTKGDVYSYGVVLLELLTGKRPTGSADFGDNNLVGWVKQQAKLRETAVFDPELINEDPSLEMELSQHLKIASACLDDRPSKRPTMIRVMAMFKEIQAGSGLDSESTIGTDDGCFNAVEMVDMTIKEVPEGM; translated from the coding sequence ATGAGACCTTTCTTTGCCTTAGGGACTTACTTTTGCCCCCTTACTCTTAGCTTCATCGCCACCTTTCTCGTCTATGTCGAAGCTGTTGGtgtttcttcttcttattataaCAGTAAAGATTCTCAGTTATTGCTCAACTTTAAAGCTAGTTTGGCTGACCCATCTCTTCTTCAAAACTGGGTTCCTAACGGAGACCCTTGTAGTTTCGATGGTATCAAATGCCAAGACTCCAAAGTTTCATCGATTCAACTCAGTTATATCCCTTTAAGCACTGATTTTCACTACGTTGCTGCTTTCCTTTTAGCCCTTGAGAATTTAGAATCCATTTCTTTGTTCAAAGCCAACATCTCCGGCAACATTTCTTTCCCTTCTGGATCCAAGTGTAGCTCCTCGTTGAACACCTTGGATCTATCTCAAAACACCTTGTCTAGTCCCCTTTCGACTGTTTCCAGCTTGGCTTCTTGCTCGAACTTGAAGGTTCTGAATTTATCAAGCAATAGTCTCGAGTTTGCAGGTGATGAATCCAGGGGTTTGCAGCTAAGTTTGCAAGTCCTCGATATGTCTTTCAACAAGATTTCCGGTGCGAACGTGGTTCCTTGGATTCTCTACGGTGGTTGCAGCGAGTTAAAGGTCTTGGCTTTGAAAGGAAACAAGATTACCGGCGAAATCGATGTCTCGAATTGCAAGGAATTGGAGTTTTTGGATCTTTCATCCAACAATTTCTCGACGGGGATTCCTTCATTCGGAGACTGTTCGGCTTTGGAACATCTTGATATCTCCGGCAACAAGTTTTCAGGCGATATAGGCCGTGCGATTTCTTCATGTGTCAACATTAATTTCTTGAACCTATCGAGCAACCAGTTTTCGGGCCAGTTTCCTACTTTGCCAGCTTCCAATTTGCAGCGTCTTTATTTAGCTGAAAATGACTTCCAAGGAGAGATTCCTCAGTATCTCACTCAAGCTTGTTCTTATCTCGTTGAGCTGGATCTTTCTTTTAATAATCTATCTGGTCTGATTCCCAGTGGCTTTGCTTCTTGCACTTCTTTGGAATCATTCGATGTATCAAGCAACAACTTCACTGGTAATCTCCCTATTGGGATATTCCAAAATATGAGTTCCTTGAAGGAGCTTGGTCTAGCTTTCAATCATTTCTCTGGTCCATTGCCTGAATCTTTATCAACTCTTTCAAACCTGGAGGTTTTGGATCTCAGTTCAAACAACTTTTCAGGGCAAATTCCGGATTCTTTATGCGAAAATCCCACAAACAGGTTACAAGTTCTGTATTTACAGGACAATATCTTATCTGGGTCGATTCCAGCTAGCCTCAGCAACTGTTCTCAGCTTGTTTCACTCCATTTGAGCGTCAATTATCTCACTGGAACCATTCCTTCAAGCTTGGGTTCTCTATCAAAGCTTAAGGATTTGAAGCTTTGGTTGAATCAGCTCCATGGAGGGATCCCTCAAGAGTTGAGTAAAATCCAGGCACTCGAGACTTTGATTCTTGACTTCAATGAACTGACTGGGACTATACCTTCTGGTTTAAGCAACTGTACCAAGTTGAATTGGGTCTCGTTGTCGAACAACCGATTGACGGGCGAGATTCCGGCTTGGTTTGGCAAGTTTTCGAGTCTTGCGATTCTCAAGCTCAGCAATAACTCTTTCTATGGAAGAATCCCACCAGAACTCGGAGATTGTAAAAGTTTGATATGGTTGGACCTTAATACCAATAACTTGAATGGGACTATCCCTAATGTGCTTTTCAAACAATCTGGTAAGATTGCTGTTAATTTCATTTCTGGGAAGAGGTATATGTATATCAAGAATGATGGAAGCAGAGAGTGCCATGGGTCTGGAAATTTACTTGAATTTGCTGGAATTCGATCGGAAGATTTGAATCGAATTTCGGATAGGAACCCCTGCAACTTTACAAGAGTTTACGGCGGTCACACACAGCCTACCTTTAACAACAATGGCTCCATGATTTTCCTTGATCTTTCGTACAATTTGTTGTCTGGGACTATTCCAAAGGAGGTCGGCTCGATGTCTAAtctgtttattttgaatttaggcCACAACAATTTATCTGGAGCCATCCCTCAAGAGATTGGCAACTTAAAGGGTCTTGGCATTCTTGATCTTTCGTACAACCGGCTCGAAGGGTCGATTCCACAATCAATGACTGGCATTTCGATGCTTAGTGAGATTAATCTGTCAAATAACCTTTTATCTGGTATGATTCCTGATGAAGGTCAGCTGGAAACATTTCCGGCTAATAATTTCTTAAACAATTCGGGTCTCTGTGGTGTACCTCTTCAACCCTGCGAAAACGATCGGGCAGCTAGTTCGAATGCCGAGCATCGAAAGTCGAACCGCAGGCAAGCTTCTCTTGCAGGGAGTGTCGCAATGGGATTGTTGTTCTCTCTGTTCTGCATCTTCTGTTTGATTGTAGCCATTGTGGAAAcgaagaaaagaagcaagaaagatTCTGATCTCGATGTTTACATTGATGGTCTTACTCATTCTGGAACTGCAAATACCAGTTGGAAGCTAACCAGTGCACGAGAAGCATTGAGCATAAACCTCGCTGCATTCGAGAAGCCCCTACGGAGGCTCACGTTTGCCGATCTTCTTGAAGCCACTAATGGCTTCCATAACGACAGCCTTGTCGGTTCCGGTGGTTTCGGTGATGTATACAAGGCACAACTGAAAGACGGGAGCGTTGTTGCGATCAAGAAACTAATACATATCAGTGGCCAAGGTGACCGAGAGTTCACAGCGGAGATGGAAACCATCGGGAAAATCAAGCACCGGAACCTTGTTCCGCTCTTGGGGTACTGTAAAGTTGGCGAAGAACGTCTTCTGGTTTACGAGTACATGAAGTACGGAAGCTTAGAAGATGTTTTACATAATCAAAAGAGAACCGGGATCAAACTGCAATGGGCTGCAAGGAGAAAGATCGCCATTGGAGCTGCAAGAGGACTTGCGTTTCTTCACCATAACTGCATTCCTCATATAATTCATAGAGATATGAAATCGAGCAACGTCCTGCTTGACGAGAACTTGGAGGCTAGGGTCTCAGATTTTGGGATGGCAAGGCTTATGAGTGCAATGGATACGCATTTAAGTGTCAGTACATTAGCTGGTACCCCTGGCTACGTTCCCCCTGAATACTACCATAGTTTTCGATGTTCCACCAAAGGCGATGTTTACAGTTATGGTGTAGTTTTGCTCGAGTTGCTAACAGGGAAAAGGCCTACGGGTTCCGCCGATTTCGGGGATAACAATCTTGTTGGGTGGGTGAAACAGCAGGCTAAACTTCGAGAAACTGCCGTCTTTGATCCCGAGCTCATCAACGAGGACCCAAGCCTTGAGATGGAGCTTTCACAACACTTAAAAATAGCCTCAGCTTGCTTGGATGATCGACCATCGAAACGACCAACGATGATTCGAGTAATGGCAATGTTCAAGGAAATACAAGCAGGGTCCGGACTCGACTCAGAATCAACCATCGGCACCGACGATGGCTGTTTTAATGCTGTCGAAATGGTAGACATGACCATTAAAGAAGTCCCTGAAGGTATGTAG
- the LOC107911657 gene encoding UDP-rhamnose/UDP-galactose transporter 4, translating into MSSVSKADRKTALDVASWSFNIVTSVGIIMVNKALMATYGFSFATTLTGLHFATTTLLTVLLRWLGYIQDSHIPLPDLLKFVLFANFSIVGMNVSLMWNSVGFYQIAKLSMIPVSCFLEVVFDKVRYSRDTKLSILLVLLGVAVCTVTDVSVNVKGFLAAVIAVWSTALQQYYVHFLQRKHSLGSFDLLGHTAPVQAASLLLAGPFVDYWLTEKKVYAYNYTTVSTFFIILSCTIAVGTNLSQFICIGRFTAVSFQVLGHMKTILVLILGFLFFGKEGLNLHVILGMVIAVAGMIWYGNASSKPGGKERWTYSAPSDKSQKPDNLFGSTETDEKV; encoded by the exons ATGTCATCTGTAAGCAAGGCTGATCGGAAAACAGCTCTGGATGTGGCCTCATGGTCTTTCAATATTGTCACATCTGTGGGTATAATCATGGTCAATAAAGCCTTGATGGCTACGTACGGTTTCAGTTTTG CTACAACATTAACAGGTTTGCATTTTGCCACTACAACCCTGTTAACTGTTCTTCTTAGATGGCTGGGTTATATTCAGGACTCTCATATACCATTACCCGATCTTCTCAAGTTTGTTTTGTTTGCAAACTTCTCTATTGTTGGAATGAATGTGAGTTTGATGTGGAATTCTGTGGGCTTCTACCAG ATAGCAAAGCTGAGCATGATTCCAGTATCTTGCTTTCTGGAAGTTGTTTTTGACAAGGTTCGCTACTCAAGGGATACAAAACTCAGCATTCTACTAGTTCTCCTTGGAGTTGCTGTCTGCACTGTTACTGATGTGAGTGTCAACGTCAAGGGTTTTTTAGCTGCTGTAATTGCAGTCTGGAGCACAGCCCTGCAACAATAT TATGTGCATTTTCTTCAACGCAAGCATTCTTTAGGATCTTTTGACTTATTGGGACATACTGCTCCGGTACAAGCTGCAAGCCTTCTGTTAGCTGGTCCTTTTGTGGACTATTGGTTAACAGAGAAAAAGGTCTACGCCTATAACTACACTACGGTATCAACG TTCTTCATAATCCTATCATGCACCATTGCCGTTGGTACAAACCTCAGCCAGTTCATCTGCATCGGCCGGTTTACTGCCGTATCATTCCAAGTGCTTGGCCATATGAAGACTATTCTTGTCCTGATTTTAGGATTCCTTTTCTTCGGCAAAGAAGGTCTTAATCTACATGTAATCCTGGGTATGGTCATTGCAGTTGCAGGAATGATCTGGTATGGTAATGCCTCCTCCAAGCCCGGAGGAAAGGAGCGTTGGACTTATTCAGCTCCAAGCGACAAATCACAAAAACCAGACAATTTATTCGGTTCTACTGAAACAGACGAGAAGGTTTAA